ggctgagttccacaaagaccaaccccaggcagagctcgggggtctgtatttattagcagcagctttgacaggtaaacattaactcacgatgtaacttccagccaatcacagaacaaacctcatgcataaacatttacaggtacaggtcacttcctgccaacaccccaaactttccgccatagaggaagtggtggactgcacatcctTCACATCTTGTACCTGTCACATGTCTCACTCATCAAatatccccctcctctcaatcttgtgactctCAGTATTTTTCCCCTGGCTCTCCCTGCTTGCATTGTTTCTCCCTAACCCAAGTGTGACCCATCCTGGTCTTCCCCTGTCAGCCTGTTCTAACCAGTTCAGTCCCAACCTCTCCAGATGCATCCAGCCTCTCCTAGCACAGCTGACCCATATCTTCACCCCCTGACCTGTCACTGTATTggcttgccagtattactctagctaacCCTAAAGGATTGGCGGGTATGCCACGCCACTTTTCTAATCAACCCCacagacagaagcaggaaaagtaCAGTAAAGGGGAGGGGTAAACAGAAACTTTTAATGACCTTGGCGATTTCTATTGCCTGATGTCCAAACAACTTACTTTACAGGCACCACATTGACTTAACTAATTGGCCTAAAAACACTGACAGGTGGGAGCAGTTAAGCTGATTTgatttcacagaaatcacttagaaggaagtctgcacattttgcttcataactttctttctaagAGGGCTAGAGTCTgagacttaatttttttaatagaagcTGCCTGCGGGCACCAAAGGAGGCCTTGTGCCTGGTTGGCGATCTCTGCTTTAAACCTTCCAAGACACTGTTCTTGCATTTAAGAGGAGCTAAGCTTTTGCTTGGAAGCTTTCCCTTGAACCTTTCCGGCATTTTGAAACAGAAGATGGATCATTCCACAGCTTCCATTTGAATTTTGAGATGTCTTATATAAAACACCTGGCAATGTTAACTGTCAGAAACATGGTGGGCCTTAGGTATGACCCATAATAGCTGTTCTTATAAACTGTCTCATTGCACTCTTGGGCTGATTAAAAGGATGGCgtgcttttgagtaaacatgtttaaGCATGTATGCTACATTTTGCCTGAAAGGGTAATAATATATGTGTGTCTAGGAATGACTATTCAGCTCCTTAGATATAATAAACCCTGCTAATGATAGTAGTGCTCTATCCAAAACATGTGTCACTCAGAATGGACACAGGGTATATTATATTTAGCTAACAATAAAGGTTTAGAGataattttcaaataaataatagtCCAGGAAAGTGGACTATTACAATTGCCAAAACCCATTCAAAATGGATATGTATACACTCAGATAATTGCATACTTGAGCAATAAGGATACATATAATATTCACTGGAAATTACTATGAGGTAATAGGCAGTTCATATTAATCCATTTCTTTCCCACTAgtgcttccatttatttatttatcctgtcACGTGGTCCAACAGATGGTGGTATCTCACTATTTACCTAAACTAGTAGGAGATCTTGGCAAGAACCAACAGCCCTCTGTCTGATAGAAGTTTAAATTTCCTCCACCTGTCAGTCCCGTTGGTTAAACTGTAGACTGAGTAACACAGTCAATATTTCCTCACTTAGTATTTGCTACCGTAATTATTTTAATCAATTTACTATACTGTACTTCCTTGTTCCCAACATATATATTCACAATAAccttaaatcatagaattgtagagctcaaAGGGATCCtggaggtcatctagtccaaccccctggaaagcAGGAATGtcaaataaagcatccatgacagatagatGGCCATGTAACCAAATGCTAGTTATGATGACAGTTTAATAAGAGCCTTGCTCCTTAAAACATCTCTTGGTTttgtaggccaggggttcccaacaaaattttctcgaggacccctcatcgagccgctattgtgacaaggacccccattaattcctaatcctaaaattaaaaagtgagagccaaattaagagtctttttatattttatatttatacgttttttacagttacaacagagtactccatcagtatacagtttgttttaattttcagttcttaatgagatgaaccacattttaaccaatggtccatttttaactacgcgaactgtagcttccgcgaaaaagaacgctttgtttacaaacactactgttttgcaaagaggcagcgcgcgccagggaggagggaggggaatggagaagacagggtacctgcgcagtagcgcacaaatgaagccgacgcgcgcaaagcatcttggggaagtgagcgttagtagaatgcgcgcgctgcctctttgcaaaacagtagtgtttgtaaagaaccacctaacggcatacagcagaactactgcctctatctaattctagttttgcgctagactctgctcatgcaggaagcggccaaaacaaaaaatctgttatcatacgaaatatatttaatatattttttattctaatagcatcttgaggacccctctggcatagctcgcggacccctgggggtccccggaccacctgttgggaaccactgttgtaGGCTATGAGAGAATACAGCTGGTCTGAAAATAACAAACACACAATCTTCTTATCTTTGCTATTTTCTGCTTAATACCCAAATCTTGGCTATTATTTTCTGTAGAGGAGAAGAAGCTCCATATCCTCATTAACAATGCAGGGGTGATGATGGTCCCCTATTCCAAGACTGCTGATGGTTTTGAGATGCATATTGGAGTCAATCACCTTGGTAAGATCATGAGACATGGATGTGATAAATGGATATATTACCTGACTTCTCTTTGCCTTTGCTTTTCTTccctgctctttcccccaaattTCACAGATTATTCCTGTTTTTGTAAACCCGATTTTATAGAGAAAAAGCATAGAGATAGGTGTTGTTGAGGGTAACGGCGTGAGGACAGCACAAATTAAAGTTGAACGCAAAAAGTTATAGACACACTGTAAACTCCAGTATGGACAGGCCCCAAGTCACAGTTCCCTGTCCAACACCCTGGACATTATTTATAGTGCCCATCTGGGTTGTATTTCATATATTCATTTGAACTAACCAGCCAGTTCTTTGGTTATCTATTTCTAGTTGATTTATAGTAAAATTAATCtcattttgtttgatttttaaaaaattcataatgTGTTTACATTATTGTACTATTTTCATTCTAAAGGTTAGTTTTACGTTATACATATGTGTGTCCATAAGCTCTAGTAAATAATCGTAAATCTCCTCTCCCTTTAGGGCATTTTCTCTTAACATTCCTGCTGCTGGACCGTTTGAAAGAGTCAGCCCCAGCTCGGATAGTGAATGTGGCTTCGCTCCTCCATGCTTTTTGGTGGATAAACTTTGAGAACCTGCAAGGAGAGAAGTACTACAATGGGTTCCTGGCATACTGTCAAAGCAAACTGGCTAATGTTCTGTTTACCAGGGAGCTGGCTCGTAAATTGCAAGGTGAGCTTTAAGAATGAAATGCTAATGCTGCACAACCACtcgtatcctatataataatatgcaagtgtctctgcgtcccagttttcccgtgtgtccctgggttactgcgcatgtgccccaggaacacagggattggaccagagacttggaacgcacgcgcgcgcgctctccccccaacccctctgcctaccgtttacctacctgcggccgccaaccactCGCTTCTAAGCAGCAGTGCGAGGAGGAGGCTGCGAGATAGACCcatgcacttctctctctctttctttttctttctctctctcgcacgcacacacacacacagggaggtaAGACAGGTCTACTCAggaggaagcgggcttcagaaggctgcctccccttctcctcccagacgcagcagccgagcgcagaaagggagggaaggcaggtctACTCAggaggaagcgggcttcagaaggctgcctccccttctcctcccagacgcagcagccgagtgcagagagggagggaaggcaggtctactcgggaggaagcgggcttcagaaggctgcctccccttctcctcccagacgcagcagccgagcgcagagagggagggaaggccgcggccccaccgctcctctcacatgttctagcgcccgtttactgaacgggctgaataaCACTAGTGTACATATATAATAGGGTTGCCCATAGCCAAAGCCTGGAtgtgagaggaagggggaagtcaCAGATTACTGAAAGATTGCATGCATGAGagacaccccaatctccaagtggcgAGAGAGAGGTACCAGCACTTACCCAATGTTCAGCTTTCTTGGAATGAGGTCagtggagattgtggtgtctttaaaatatatggttttatttatacatacatacaatctcatcatatgatggaggggctcatagcATTAGCATACCATAGATCTTGCTTCCTCACTTACTTGCCAGGAGCCCCAAAGTCCAGCACAGAGCTAAACATGTCTCTCTTCCAGCGTTGCAGCATCTCCCCACTTCCATCTCACTCGCAAGCAACTTTCCAGCTCTCAGCTCCTTTGTTGTCCTTTTGCTTCTTTGGCATCTAGATGCAGCTAATTTCAGCCTACCTCATTCCTTTGAAGTGAAGCAGAGCACTACAGTGGCTGTCTGGTCTTTGAATTCAAAGAGCCCGCCTCACTGGCTCCCAGCCTCCCCCAATCTCGTAACCATAGCTAGGATGAAATTTAATGAAAGCATCAGAATGAAATGACTCTGCGTTTAAaattccttggggggaaagctATTAAAAGTATGATTTGGAGCCGTGGGTTGGGAAAAGGTTAGCCATCACCACATCACTTCTATGTTTCTCACTGCCCCCAATGAGGAATTTTAAATATTGCACATTGAAAGGGGCCATTGGGCTAACCTGACGTGCATTTTGTAGGCGTTGGATGTCTAAATTGTCCTACTATTGTATCTTACCCATGCCATTGCAAGTGGCTTCTAATGTTATCtaaatcagtgtttttcaacctttttggggcaaaggcacacttgtttcatgaaaaaaatcaccaccattagaaaatgttaaaaaaattaactctgtgcctatattgactatatataaagtaattctcccacggcacaccaggcagcatctcgcggcacactagtgtgccgtggaacagtggttgaaaaacactgatctaaatTAAGGGTTTTCAGTGATTTATGAATCCACTTTCCACAGTCTCAAGTGTTTCTTTGTCCCCAAGGATGTTTCAGCCAAGCCATCTCACAGCTGTCCCTCCTCTCAGTTCAAACTCAAACTAGTTCCAAAGTGCTTATTTGCTCCCTATGGCAAGCTCTGATAAGTGTTGCTAGTTCCCAAACTGTGCTGGGCATTACACTTCAAGactgcagggagagagggagattcCCAACCATCAAGACAGATTAACAtcctgttcattccccccccccaaatgtaaacCATTTGTTTAGTATGCTATAACAGATTTCAATTTAATTGATGTTAATATTTtgctgttttatgttttgttcttaaattgtgtgtgtgtgggcacgTTTTTTTAATGGCTTTGTTAAACCCTCAATACTAATTGAGTGCTGCACAAGGTTGTGTGCATTGCAATTCTATGGTGTGTATTATAGTGAAAAGGGTGGTCAAATACTAGCTGCCTCACAGGGTACATGGGAACAATATTACAGTACTCATTTCCTTTTGAACCTTTGGATTAATATATTTCGGTTTATGTTTCTGCTTTATGTTTTTCCAGGCACTGGAGTTACTGTCAATGCCTTACATCCTGGTGTTGTTAGTACTGAATTGGGGCGTTACTCATATACATCAGGATTTTTTAAAGTGATGTTTGGATTCATGTTTAAGACACCACAAGAAGGAGCCCAGACCAGTGTGTACtgtgcagtggcagaggaactgGAGTCAGTGAGTGGGGTATATTTCAGGTGGGTCTGGGATTGTGATTTGCAGTTGGAATACAGACATCTGGATTCAGTACATCTGGATAAAGTTTTCTGTGGTAATCCTCAGAGGTGCCTGCATCAGACCCAGAAGGCAATATTAAAATGGaacattgcacattaaaaaaagagatcaTATATAACAGCTCTAACTTAACAATAACAGTGTGGACATAGGTTGTGAGAAGTCTTTGCCTCTGGTACAGCAGACACAGATCAATTGCTCCTTCgaattattaaaggtaaaggtaaatgacccctgacagttaagtccagtcgcgaacaaggcgctcatctcgctttactggctgagggagccgatgtttgtccgcagtttttccaggtcatgtggaaaaatctacttgcactttgatgtgcttttgaactgctaggttggcaggagcagggaccgagcaacgggagattcgaccttcctatcagcaagccctaggctcagtggtttagaccacagcgccacctgcgtcccaccttCGAACTATTAAACTATACCTGAAAAAGCTATACAGAAATAACAAAGCTATTATCAGGAACATCCAGACAGAACAAAAGCCCTTTTCATACATAGAGTCAATTGGGGGGGGCATATACAAAAATTTGCCCGTTACATTTTCAGTGGTGGGCAGGACAGCTtctttatattgtgaactgccctgagctcTTCAGATGAAtgtcagtatataaatttaataaacaacaacaataattcattattattttttgtaacttGAGAAATGACAAGCAGCTTTGCTGTCAGTGGGCTGGCCACCATGTTTTGTGGCAACTGTCTCAGCCACCAATGACTGCAAAAATTAGGCAAAGTGCAGTGGACAGTCCCcatacaaaaacaataaaaacatcccCTTTGTTCAGGAGTTTGAATTTGCTCTGCTTTGATCACTCAGTTAATAGGTTTGGCTATTCCTCGTCTTCCTTGTCAACCCTATTAAATTATCTGagacttacttctcagtaaacgcgtataggattgggctgcatgGGGTAACCTTAGCCCTCTGTTGTCCATAAACCCAATTTGCTATCATATTGATTTGGGAAATACGCTCAATGTTTATTCAAAATTCTGATTCTTTGATGGTTTTGAATGGCTTTTAGAATTATTAACAAAGTGCCtaatgaatatttatttttttctttctacaGTGACTGTAAACCAGCCTGGGTTGCTCCTCAGGCTTGTAACAAAAAGACTGCAAAAAAGCTCTGGCAGGTCAGCTGTGAGCTGATGGGCATCCAGTGGGAGTGAACTGGGGTGGATCTGTGGCTGACATTCATAGACAGAATGTGAAGGCGACCAGAAAGAAAAAACTATCCTTATCTTCTCATGTGTAGATTTCAGTGTCCAGCAGGCACTTTATACATTTAGACTGTATATTAATAAAATATGTTCTAATCAATACTGAGTTCTACTCTTTGGTGAATCTGCCCTAATTGGTTTGTCTATAACTTTCACATGTAAACATGTAAAGCTATGTAAATGTAcggtatctgaagatgtgtgcatccacacaaaagctcataccaatgacaaacttagttgtctctaaggtgctactggaaggaattttttaattttgtttcaacatgTAAACCTGTTAGACTGGTTGGATTTTGAGAAATTGTCCCTACGCAGAGGAGggcaaaagtatttttttaaatgtgctgaGTCAGAATCTTCTTCCTTCACTTCACATTGAAAACtctctttaaaaaacaccacaaaacacTACATGCTTTCTCTGAAAATGGAATTCTtcagtcacatccacaccaaacatttaaagtacatttgtACCATTTTGACAGTCATGGCTCCCACCCCCCAAAgtatcctgagaactgtagtttacactccccccaaactacaattcccaacatccttaaaattaaagttcccaggattctttgaggaaagccatgtATAGGGTTGTCATGTATTCTCTTTTTTTAGACACATTCTCTTTTTTCGGAGTAAATTTTCTGTCccggtggattttttaaatttgccaaaatgtctctggctatactttctgaaTGAAATACAGATATAACTGGTGGTTAAatactttcctttcctcctctcttctcctgccccccacccccgcaatatatcacagcttctatagcatACATAtagtgcccagttctgggcaccacagttcaagaaggatactgacaagttggaacgtgtccagaggagggcaaccaaaatggtcaaaggcctggaaacaatgccttatgaggaacggcttagggagctgggtatgtttagcctggagaagagaaggttaaggggtgatatgatagccatgttcaaatatataaaaggatgtcatatagaggagggtggaaggttgttttctgctgctccagagaagcggacacggagcaatggattcaaactacaagaaagaagattccacctaaacattaggaagaacttcctgacagtaagagctgttcggcagtggaatttgctgccaaggagtgtggtggagttttggaggtctttaagcagaggcttgacagacatatgtcaagaatgctttgatggtgtttcctgcttggcagggggttggactggatggcccttgtggtctcttccaactctatgattctatgattccacaatTCTAGTAGTGGTATTTAAAGTGAGAGTCTCCATagcgtcctctttttttgctcttcaaaacatggcaaccctaacatgATGTGGATGCGATTACAATAAATAAGATGCGGGAAATGTATGAGGAAACACATAAATTATCTATAATCCTTTCAAACGTAGCTTCAGCGACACGACGGATGAAAAATAGCCAACGGCATGCTTGGGCGCTTACCGGAAGCTTAGATTGCGTGTCGCTCTACTCCTTTTCTATCTCTAGGGCGCACCAATGAATGGTTTCTCGCCCCGCCCTCTctctgcccccgccccgcccctccctgccctgccctgccccgctctctctctctctctctccctcccgccAATCCCAGTACGCTGCGCTCAAACTCATCCTTTCCGGCTGCTCTTGGGCGGCTTCAAGCGTTGCTGGGAGGTTCTTGCTGCGAGAGCCGGAGTCGGCGGAGAGGCGACGATGCTCGTCTTCGTGGGCTCCGTGCTGGCGCTGTTCGCATCTGTCCCGCTCCTGATATTTGTGGTTGCTCCTTTCTTCAGGTCTGTGATTAGTGGGCTTAGACTTTCAAGCCTTTTCAGCTCCTGCCTCTGCAACTTCTTCCTTGTGCAAAACGGGCTTCGACGTGATGAGGTTATATGGcagatttcaaaaataaaaatcttctgACACCGGCTTAGCTGTTAAATATTTCTGTCTTAACACCTGTTTCTTCCTTCACTAACT
The nucleotide sequence above comes from Zootoca vivipara chromosome 1, rZooViv1.1, whole genome shotgun sequence. Encoded proteins:
- the LOC118084346 gene encoding retinol dehydrogenase 12, with amino-acid sequence MPSLRKWFAGGVCTSTARLDGKVAVVTGANTGIGKETAEELARRGGRVILACRDVAKGEAAAHEIITKTGNQQVIVKKLDLCDSKSIRAFAEDFLKEEKKLHILINNAGVMMVPYSKTADGFEMHIGVNHLGHFLLTFLLLDRLKESAPARIVNVASLLHAFWWINFENLQGEKYYNGFLAYCQSKLANVLFTRELARKLQGTGVTVNALHPGVVSTELGRYSYTSGFFKVMFGFMFKTPQEGAQTSVYCAVAEELESVSGVYFSDCKPAWVAPQACNKKTAKKLWQVSCELMGIQWE